One window of the Mycobacterium xenopi genome contains the following:
- a CDS encoding FmdB family zinc ribbon protein translates to MPTYSYACTECDNRFDVVQAFTDDALTTCQRCSGRLRKIFNSVGVVFKGSGFYRTDSRESAKSSTNGSGEKSSSESTASEKNSSTEKSSASSSTAAA, encoded by the coding sequence GTGCCGACCTACAGCTACGCGTGCACCGAATGCGACAACCGCTTCGACGTCGTGCAGGCCTTCACTGATGACGCGCTGACTACCTGCCAGCGTTGCTCCGGCCGGCTGCGCAAGATTTTCAACTCCGTCGGTGTGGTGTTCAAGGGCAGCGGCTTTTACCGCACCGACAGCCGCGAGTCGGCGAAGAGCTCGACCAACGGTTCGGGCGAGAAGAGTTCGAGTGAATCGACCGCAAGCGAAAAGAACAGCTCGACCGAGAAGTCGAGCGCGTCCTCGAGCACGGCGGCAGCGTAG
- a CDS encoding acyl-CoA dehydrogenase family protein, with product MTIWTTPERDQLRKTVRSFAEREILPHVDEWERIGELPRELHRRAGAAGLLGAGFPEAVGGGGGDGADSVIICEELHEAGVPGGVYASLFTCGIAVPHMIASGDERLIQTFVRPTLAGEKIGALAITEPGGGSDVGHLRTTAVRDGDHYIVNGAKTYITSGVRADYVVTAVRTGGPGAAGVSLLVVEKGTPGFEVTRKLDKMGWRSSDTAELSYTDARVPAANLVGAENSGFAQIAQAFLAERIGLAAQAYSSAQRCLDITGQWCRDRETFGRPLISRQAVQNTLAEMARRIDVARVYAHHVVERQLAGDTNLVAQVCFAKNTAVEAGEWVAHHAVQLFGGMGYMAESEVERQYRDMRILGIGGGTTEILTALAAKTLGYRS from the coding sequence GTGACCATTTGGACCACCCCGGAGCGTGACCAGCTGCGAAAGACGGTGCGCTCCTTCGCCGAACGGGAGATCCTGCCGCACGTCGACGAGTGGGAACGCATCGGGGAATTGCCGCGGGAGTTGCATCGGCGCGCCGGCGCAGCGGGGCTGCTGGGCGCAGGCTTTCCGGAGGCAGTCGGTGGTGGCGGCGGCGACGGCGCCGACTCGGTGATCATCTGCGAAGAGCTGCACGAAGCCGGCGTGCCGGGCGGAGTGTATGCGTCGCTGTTCACCTGCGGTATTGCGGTGCCGCACATGATCGCTTCGGGCGACGAGCGGCTCATCCAGACGTTTGTGCGGCCCACCTTGGCCGGGGAGAAGATCGGTGCGCTGGCGATCACCGAGCCCGGTGGCGGCTCCGACGTCGGTCATCTACGCACCACCGCGGTCCGCGACGGCGACCACTACATCGTCAACGGCGCCAAAACCTACATCACCTCCGGGGTCCGGGCCGACTACGTGGTCACCGCGGTCCGCACCGGCGGCCCGGGTGCCGCTGGCGTGTCGCTGCTGGTGGTGGAAAAGGGCACACCGGGGTTCGAGGTCACCCGCAAGCTCGACAAGATGGGTTGGCGCTCCTCGGATACCGCCGAGCTGTCCTACACCGACGCGCGGGTGCCGGCGGCTAATCTTGTCGGCGCCGAAAACAGCGGCTTCGCCCAGATCGCACAGGCTTTCCTGGCAGAACGTATCGGCCTTGCCGCGCAAGCGTATTCGAGTGCACAACGCTGCCTGGACATCACGGGGCAGTGGTGCCGCGACCGGGAAACCTTCGGCCGACCGCTGATCTCCCGACAGGCCGTGCAAAACACCCTTGCCGAGATGGCCAGGCGCATCGACGTCGCCCGGGTCTACGCTCACCATGTGGTGGAGCGCCAACTCGCGGGCGACACCAACCTGGTCGCGCAGGTGTGCTTCGCCAAGAACACCGCAGTAGAGGCCGGCGAATGGGTGGCCCATCACGCCGTTCAGCTGTTCGGCGGGATGGGCTACATGGCCGAATCCGAAGTCGAGCGCCAATACCGCGACATGCGAATCCTGGGCATCGGTGGGGGAACAACGGAGATCCTGACTGCGCTGGCCGCCAAGACTCTCGGATATCGATCATGA
- the rpmF gene encoding 50S ribosomal protein L32, which yields MAVPKRRTSRANTRSRRAQWKAARPELVNVTVAGRQHKVPRRLLKAARLGLLDLERR from the coding sequence ATGGCTGTGCCCAAGCGCAGGACGTCGCGCGCGAACACCCGCAGCCGGCGCGCGCAGTGGAAAGCTGCCCGCCCCGAGCTTGTCAACGTCACCGTGGCCGGCCGGCAGCACAAGGTGCCCCGCCGCCTGCTCAAGGCCGCTCGCCTCGGGCTGCTCGATCTCGAGCGGCGCTAG
- a CDS encoding sensor histidine kinase — MSLFRRRRRVPLRPTTSLSLRWRVMLLAMSMVAMVVVLMAAAVYAVISAAAYKEIDNQLQSRAQMLIASGSLAADPAKAIEGTAYSDVNAMLVNPGRSVYTAHQEGQTLPVGGPEKAVIRGDLFMSRRTAGDQRVLAIHLPNGSSLLISKSLAPTDAVMTKLRWVLLIVGGVGVAVAAVAGAMVIRAGLRPVARLTEAAERVARTDDLRPIPVFGSDELARLTEAFNLMLRALAESRERQARLVTDAGHELRTPLTSLRTNVELLMASMEPGAPPLPEQEMVGLRADVLAQIEELSTLVGDLVDLTRYDAGEVVHEPVDMSDVIDRSLERVRRRRNDIQFDVHVIPWQVHGDSGGLTRAVLNLLDNAAKWSPPGGRVGVTLRQLDPAYAELVVADNGPGIPPHERSLVFERFFRSASARAMPGSGLGLAIVKQVVLKHGGALRVEDTVPGGQPPGTSIYVLLPGRPLPVAPHPVDGAGRTADSGNSLSPANVVSADSQSTQAG; from the coding sequence ATGTCACTGTTTCGCCGACGGCGCCGAGTTCCGCTGCGACCCACCACCTCGTTGTCGTTGCGGTGGCGGGTGATGCTGTTGGCGATGTCGATGGTGGCGATGGTGGTGGTGCTGATGGCAGCCGCCGTCTACGCGGTGATTTCGGCGGCGGCCTACAAGGAGATCGACAACCAGCTGCAGAGCCGGGCGCAGATGCTGATCGCGAGCGGGTCGCTGGCGGCGGACCCCGCGAAAGCCATTGAGGGTACCGCTTATTCAGACGTCAATGCGATGCTGGTGAACCCGGGCCGATCGGTATACACCGCACATCAGGAAGGCCAGACACTTCCGGTAGGTGGGCCAGAGAAGGCGGTCATCCGCGGCGACCTGTTCATGTCGCGGCGCACGGCCGGCGATCAGCGGGTGCTGGCGATCCATCTGCCGAACGGCAGTTCGCTGTTGATCTCCAAGAGCCTGGCGCCGACCGACGCGGTCATGACGAAACTGCGCTGGGTGCTGCTGATTGTGGGTGGTGTCGGCGTCGCGGTCGCCGCGGTGGCCGGGGCGATGGTCATCCGGGCCGGGCTGCGCCCGGTGGCGCGGCTGACCGAAGCCGCCGAACGGGTGGCCCGCACCGACGACCTGCGGCCGATACCGGTGTTCGGCAGTGACGAATTAGCAAGGCTTACAGAGGCATTCAATTTGATGCTGCGAGCGTTGGCCGAGTCTCGGGAACGGCAGGCGCGGCTGGTCACCGACGCCGGTCACGAGCTGCGGACCCCGCTGACGTCGCTGCGCACCAACGTCGAACTGTTGATGGCCTCCATGGAGCCCGGTGCACCACCGCTGCCCGAGCAAGAAATGGTCGGCCTGCGTGCCGACGTACTCGCCCAGATCGAGGAATTGTCAACTTTGGTCGGCGATTTGGTGGACCTCACCCGATACGACGCGGGCGAGGTGGTGCACGAACCGGTCGACATGTCCGACGTCATCGACCGCAGCCTTGAGCGAGTTCGCAGGCGCCGCAACGATATCCAATTCGATGTGCACGTCATCCCGTGGCAGGTCCACGGCGACTCCGGCGGTTTGACGCGCGCCGTGCTGAACCTTTTGGACAACGCCGCAAAGTGGAGCCCGCCCGGTGGGCGGGTCGGCGTGACATTAAGACAGCTCGATCCCGCATACGCCGAGCTGGTGGTGGCCGACAACGGTCCGGGGATCCCGCCGCATGAGCGCAGCCTGGTATTCGAGCGGTTCTTCCGCTCGGCGTCCGCGCGGGCGATGCCCGGATCAGGCCTGGGGCTCGCGATCGTCAAGCAGGTGGTGCTCAAACACGGTGGCGCGCTGCGGGTGGAAGATACCGTGCCGGGCGGTCAGCCCCCAGGCACGTCGATCTATGTGTTGCTTCCCGGGCGTCCGCTACCGGTTGCGCCCCACCCCGTTGACGGCGCCGGCCGCACCGCAGACTCGGGAAACTCTCTGAGTCCCGCGAACGTTGTCTCAGCGGATTCTCAGTCCACCCAGGCAGGGTAG
- a CDS encoding enoyl-CoA hydratase family protein, with protein MDTLVEYAVDGNVARLTLNSPNNRNALSSALVSQLHQGLRDAAADTAVRMVVLGHTGGTFCAGADLSEASGGDPFDTAAERARELASLLRAIVESPLPVIAAIDGHVRAGGLGLVGACDIAVAGPRSSFALTEARIGVAPAIISLTLLPKMSARAAARYYLTGEKFDAQQAAAIGLVTLAADDVDAAVATLVAEMELGSPQGLAASKALTTAAVLEGFDRDAERLSVDSARLFVSDEAREGMLAFLQKRPPRWVSQHGGDAV; from the coding sequence ATGGATACCCTGGTCGAATACGCGGTCGACGGAAACGTCGCTCGGCTGACACTGAATTCTCCGAACAACCGCAACGCGCTGTCGAGCGCACTGGTGAGCCAACTGCACCAGGGGCTGCGGGACGCAGCTGCCGACACAGCGGTGCGCATGGTGGTGCTCGGCCACACCGGCGGCACGTTCTGCGCGGGTGCGGACCTCTCGGAGGCATCGGGCGGCGACCCCTTCGACACCGCGGCCGAACGCGCCAGGGAGTTGGCCTCGCTGCTGCGCGCGATCGTCGAGTCGCCGCTGCCGGTGATTGCCGCCATCGACGGTCACGTCCGTGCGGGCGGCCTGGGGCTGGTCGGCGCCTGTGATATCGCGGTGGCCGGTCCACGCAGCAGCTTCGCGCTGACCGAAGCGCGGATCGGGGTGGCGCCGGCGATCATCTCACTGACCTTGCTGCCAAAGATGTCAGCCCGCGCGGCGGCGCGCTACTACCTGACCGGTGAGAAATTTGACGCGCAGCAAGCCGCGGCTATCGGGTTGGTAACCCTGGCGGCAGACGATGTCGACGCCGCGGTGGCGACGTTGGTCGCGGAGATGGAACTGGGGTCGCCGCAGGGGTTGGCCGCGTCGAAGGCCTTGACCACGGCCGCGGTGCTCGAGGGCTTCGACCGCGACGCCGAGCGGCTCAGCGTCGACTCGGCACGCCTGTTCGTCTCGGACGAGGCCCGCGAAGGAATGCTCGCCTTCCTGCAGAAACGACCGCCGCGATGGGTGTCGCAGCACGGTGGCGACGCAGTTTAG
- a CDS encoding acyl-CoA dehydrogenase family protein, whose protein sequence is MTDTSFIENEERQALRKAVAALVSNYGPDYYLQKARAHQHTDELWNEAGKLGFLGVNLPEKYGGGGAGMYELSLVMEEMSAHGCGLLMMVVSPAINGTIISKFGTDEQKQRWLPGIADGSITMAFAITEPDAGSNSHRITTTARRDGSDWILSGQKVFISGVDQAQAVLVVGRTEESKTGKLRPALFVVPTDAPGFTYTPIEMELISPERQFTVFIDDVRLPADALVGSEDAAIAQLFAGLNPERIMGAASAVGMGRFALGKATDYVKTRKVWDTPIGAHQGLSHPLAQNYVEIELAKLMMQKAATLYDTGDDMGAAEAANMAKYAAGEASARAVDQAVQSLGGNGLTKEYGIAAALTASRLSRIAPVSREMVLNFIAQTSLGLPRSY, encoded by the coding sequence GTGACCGACACCAGCTTTATCGAAAACGAGGAACGCCAGGCCCTGCGCAAGGCGGTCGCCGCCCTGGTATCCAACTACGGTCCGGACTACTACCTGCAGAAAGCGCGAGCGCATCAGCATACCGACGAATTGTGGAACGAGGCAGGCAAACTGGGCTTCCTCGGGGTGAACCTCCCCGAAAAATACGGCGGCGGTGGCGCTGGCATGTACGAACTGTCACTGGTGATGGAAGAAATGTCGGCGCATGGCTGCGGACTGCTGATGATGGTGGTGTCACCGGCCATCAACGGCACCATCATCTCCAAGTTCGGCACCGACGAGCAGAAACAACGCTGGCTGCCCGGCATCGCCGACGGCTCGATCACGATGGCGTTCGCCATCACCGAACCCGACGCGGGCTCCAACTCGCACCGGATCACCACCACTGCCCGCCGTGACGGCAGCGACTGGATCCTTTCGGGCCAAAAGGTTTTCATTTCCGGCGTCGACCAAGCCCAAGCGGTACTCGTGGTGGGCCGCACCGAAGAGAGCAAGACCGGTAAACTGCGGCCGGCGCTGTTCGTGGTGCCCACCGACGCGCCCGGCTTTACCTACACCCCAATCGAGATGGAATTGATAAGTCCCGAGCGGCAATTCACAGTCTTCATCGACGACGTGCGGCTGCCCGCCGACGCGCTGGTCGGTTCGGAGGACGCCGCGATCGCCCAACTGTTCGCCGGTTTAAACCCGGAGCGGATCATGGGTGCGGCCAGCGCTGTCGGTATGGGACGCTTCGCGCTCGGTAAGGCCACCGACTACGTCAAGACACGCAAGGTGTGGGACACCCCGATCGGTGCCCACCAGGGGCTGTCGCATCCGCTGGCGCAGAACTACGTTGAGATCGAACTTGCGAAATTGATGATGCAGAAAGCCGCCACGCTGTACGACACCGGCGACGACATGGGTGCCGCCGAAGCGGCCAACATGGCGAAATACGCTGCGGGCGAAGCATCTGCGCGGGCCGTCGACCAGGCCGTGCAGTCGCTGGGCGGTAACGGGCTGACCAAGGAATACGGGATCGCCGCGGCGTTGACGGCGTCACGGCTGTCGCGGATCGCACCGGTGAGCCGGGAGATGGTGCTCAATTTCATCGCCCAGACGTCGCTGGGTCTGCCGCGCTCCTACTGA
- a CDS encoding molybdenum cofactor biosynthesis protein B → MRVGAPWSDSRYTVAAMEQRAGIVGRALVVVVDDRTAHGDEDHSGPLVTELLTEAGYVVDGVVAVAADEVEIRNALNTAVIGGVDLVVSVGGTGVTPRDVTPEATRDILDREILGISEAIRASALSAGIVDAGLSRGLAGISGSTLVVNLAGSRYAVRDGMATLNPLAAQIIGQLSSLEI, encoded by the coding sequence ATGAGAGTCGGCGCGCCGTGGTCAGACTCCAGATATACGGTGGCAGCTATGGAACAGCGTGCGGGCATCGTCGGCAGGGCACTGGTTGTCGTGGTCGACGACCGCACCGCGCACGGCGACGAGGACCACAGCGGTCCGCTGGTCACTGAACTGCTCACCGAAGCCGGTTACGTGGTCGACGGTGTGGTCGCGGTCGCCGCCGACGAAGTGGAGATCCGCAACGCGTTGAACACCGCGGTAATCGGCGGGGTGGACCTGGTGGTGTCGGTCGGCGGCACCGGTGTGACGCCCCGCGACGTCACCCCGGAAGCCACCCGCGACATTCTGGACCGGGAAATCCTCGGGATCTCCGAAGCCATCCGGGCATCGGCGCTGTCCGCCGGCATCGTCGACGCCGGGTTGTCACGCGGGCTTGCCGGGATATCAGGTAGCACGCTGGTTGTCAACCTCGCCGGCTCGCGCTATGCCGTGCGGGACGGAATGGCCACGCTGAATCCGCTGGCGGCGCAGATCATCGGCCAGCTGTCGAGTTTGGAGATTTAA
- a CDS encoding acetyl/propionyl/methylcrotonyl-CoA carboxylase subunit alpha, which translates to MGITRVLVANRGEIARRVFVTCRRLGLSTVAVYTDPDAEAPHVAEADLRVRLGRVNDYLDPEALIAAARAAKADAVHPGYGFLSENADFAAAVLDAGLTWIGPPVAAVRAMGSKIEAKKLMAAAGVPVLAELDPDAVTAEQLPVLVKASAGGGGRGMRVVHELSALPHEVAAARREAQSAFGDPTVFCERYLATGHHVEVQMIADTHGTIWAVGERECSIQRRHQKIIEEAPSPLVERTPGMRTKLFDAARLAASAIGYTGAGTVEFLADDDGDFYFLEMNTRLQVEHPVTEETTGTDLVELQLAVADGARLDSESPAAQGYSIEARVYAEDPARGWQPQAGVVHTIDVPGVRAKFETLGRRTGIRLDSGIADGSVVSIHYDPMLAKVISYAPTRLQAARVLADALARARLHGLRTNRDLLVNVLRHPAFLDGATDTAFFDTHGLSKLAAPPCDAAAVRLSAIAAALADAAHNRATAAVFGSIPSGWRNLASGYQVKNFRDDSGQDHRVQYRFTRKGLELPDDESVHLMSCTADEVVLADGDGVACRFETARYGDDIYVDSPHGPVHLVALPRFPEPGSAVEQGSLVAPMPGNVIRVGAQVGDTVTAGQPLVWLEAMKMEHTITAPTDGVLAQLDVSPGAQVEVGAVLARVDASPQQPEGDSQP; encoded by the coding sequence ATGGGAATCACTCGGGTTCTGGTGGCCAACCGCGGCGAGATCGCCCGCCGGGTCTTCGTGACCTGCCGGCGGCTGGGCTTGAGCACGGTCGCGGTCTACACCGACCCAGACGCGGAAGCGCCGCACGTCGCCGAGGCGGACCTGCGGGTGCGGCTAGGGCGGGTCAACGACTACCTCGATCCCGAGGCGCTGATCGCAGCAGCCCGCGCCGCCAAAGCGGACGCCGTGCATCCAGGTTACGGGTTCCTTTCCGAGAACGCTGATTTCGCAGCGGCAGTACTCGACGCGGGGTTGACGTGGATCGGCCCGCCGGTGGCGGCGGTGCGGGCGATGGGCTCGAAGATCGAAGCCAAGAAACTGATGGCCGCGGCCGGAGTGCCAGTGCTTGCCGAACTCGACCCCGACGCCGTCACCGCCGAGCAACTGCCGGTATTGGTCAAGGCTTCAGCGGGTGGCGGTGGCCGCGGGATGCGGGTGGTGCACGAGTTATCGGCTCTGCCACACGAGGTTGCCGCCGCCCGGCGCGAAGCGCAGTCCGCGTTCGGCGACCCGACGGTGTTCTGCGAGCGCTACCTGGCCACCGGCCATCACGTCGAAGTCCAGATGATCGCCGACACCCACGGCACGATATGGGCTGTCGGAGAACGAGAATGCTCGATCCAGCGCCGGCACCAGAAGATCATCGAAGAAGCACCCTCCCCGCTCGTGGAACGCACGCCGGGCATGCGAACCAAGCTGTTCGACGCCGCCCGGCTGGCCGCCAGCGCGATCGGCTACACCGGTGCGGGCACCGTGGAGTTCCTGGCCGACGACGATGGCGACTTCTACTTCTTGGAGATGAACACCCGCCTGCAGGTGGAGCATCCCGTCACCGAGGAGACGACCGGAACGGACCTGGTCGAGCTGCAGCTGGCTGTGGCCGACGGCGCTCGATTGGATTCCGAATCTCCAGCGGCACAAGGGTATTCGATCGAAGCTCGGGTCTACGCCGAAGATCCGGCGCGCGGCTGGCAGCCGCAGGCCGGTGTGGTGCACACCATCGACGTGCCCGGGGTGCGCGCGAAGTTCGAAACCCTGGGCCGGCGTACCGGGATCAGGCTGGACTCCGGCATTGCGGACGGCTCGGTGGTGTCGATCCACTACGACCCGATGCTGGCCAAGGTGATCTCTTATGCTCCCACCCGCCTGCAGGCGGCGCGGGTGCTCGCCGATGCCCTGGCCCGCGCCCGCCTGCATGGCCTTCGCACCAACCGCGATCTGCTGGTCAACGTGCTGCGGCATCCCGCTTTTCTCGACGGCGCCACCGACACTGCGTTCTTCGACACCCACGGGCTGTCGAAGCTGGCGGCACCGCCGTGCGACGCGGCGGCGGTCCGGTTATCCGCGATCGCGGCCGCCCTCGCCGACGCCGCACACAACCGTGCAACGGCAGCCGTGTTCGGGTCGATACCCAGCGGCTGGCGCAACCTGGCGTCGGGGTATCAGGTCAAGAACTTCCGCGACGACAGCGGCCAGGACCATCGTGTCCAATATCGGTTCACTAGAAAGGGTTTGGAGCTTCCCGATGATGAATCGGTGCACCTGATGTCCTGCACCGCCGACGAGGTGGTGCTAGCTGACGGCGACGGCGTGGCGTGCCGGTTCGAGACCGCCCGTTACGGAGACGACATCTACGTCGACTCACCGCACGGACCGGTTCACCTGGTGGCGCTGCCCCGCTTCCCGGAACCGGGTTCGGCCGTCGAACAGGGTTCACTGGTGGCGCCGATGCCCGGCAACGTCATCCGGGTCGGCGCTCAGGTCGGCGACACGGTGACCGCCGGCCAGCCGCTGGTGTGGCTGGAAGCGATGAAGATGGAGCACACAATCACCGCGCCGACCGACGGGGTGCTGGCCCAACTCGACGTCAGCCCCGGCGCACAAGTCGAAGTGGGCGCGGTGTTGGCTCGCGTCGATGCATCCCCCCAACAACCAGAAGGAGACTCGCAACCGTGA
- a CDS encoding SAF domain-containing protein has translation MRESLNPSLLSQLTQALRPDWTRTVLARRVAAAVLVVLAGVAAMRSNPEGDRADVVVAARDLSPGVALSAEDVRLERRLTTTIPDGSHADVARVVGSTLAGPTRRGEVLTDVRLLGSRLAESTAGPGARIVPLHPADPALIDLVRPGDVVDILAASDTDSKEAPRVVATDAVVVLVSAKPKAGTTDDDRVVLVALPARTAHAVAGAALVHTVTLTLH, from the coding sequence GTGCGCGAGTCGCTGAACCCGTCGCTGCTGAGCCAGCTCACACAGGCACTGCGTCCCGACTGGACCAGGACCGTGCTGGCTCGCCGCGTTGCGGCCGCCGTCCTGGTCGTCTTGGCAGGTGTCGCGGCGATGCGCTCCAACCCCGAGGGCGACCGGGCAGACGTCGTGGTCGCAGCGCGTGACCTCAGCCCCGGCGTTGCCTTGTCAGCGGAGGATGTGCGCCTCGAAAGACGGTTGACGACGACAATTCCCGACGGATCGCACGCTGATGTAGCGCGAGTGGTCGGTTCGACGCTGGCCGGACCGACCCGGCGGGGCGAGGTGCTCACCGACGTCCGCTTGCTAGGCAGTCGGCTGGCCGAATCGACGGCAGGTCCCGGTGCGCGGATCGTGCCACTGCACCCGGCGGATCCCGCGCTGATCGACCTGGTTCGCCCCGGTGATGTCGTCGACATCTTGGCGGCGTCCGACACGGACTCGAAGGAGGCTCCCCGCGTCGTGGCAACGGACGCCGTCGTGGTTTTGGTCTCGGCCAAACCGAAGGCGGGCACCACCGACGATGACCGAGTCGTGCTCGTCGCGTTGCCGGCGCGCACCGCGCACGCGGTGGCCGGCGCCGCCCTGGTTCACACGGTGACCCTTACCCTGCACTGA
- a CDS encoding acyl-CoA carboxylase subunit beta, whose translation MTVLQSTLDPASPTYTEAATALTAKLAEIDRELAKALAGGGPKYVERHHSRGKLTARERIELLVDPDSPFLELCPLAAWGSEFQVGASVVVGIGAVSGVECMIVANDPTVKGGTSNPWTLRKILRANQIAFQNRLPVISLVESGGADLPTQKEVFIPGGQMFRDLTRLSAAGIPTIALVFGNSTAGGAYVPGMSDHVVMIKERSKVFLAGPPLVKMATGEESDDESLGGAEMHARISGLADYFALDELDALRIGRQIVARLNWKKLGPAPGPVVEPRYDAEELLGIVPSDLRIPFDPREVIARIVDGSEFDEFKPLYGSSLVTGWARLHGYPLGILANARGILFSEESQKATQFIQLANRSDTPLLFLHNTTGYMVGKDYEERGMIKHGSMMINAVSNSTVPHISLLIGASYGAGHYGMCGRAYDPRFLFAWPSAKAAVMGGAQLAGVISIVNRAAAQARGQAFDEDADAALRAAIEAQIEAESLPMFLSGRLYDDGVIDPRDTRTVLGMCLSAVANAPIKGTSNFGVFRM comes from the coding sequence ATGACAGTCCTGCAATCGACCCTCGATCCGGCCTCGCCCACCTACACCGAGGCAGCTACTGCACTGACCGCCAAGCTCGCCGAGATCGACCGCGAGCTGGCCAAGGCGCTTGCGGGTGGCGGCCCCAAGTACGTCGAGCGCCATCATTCCCGCGGCAAGCTCACCGCACGAGAACGCATCGAGCTGTTGGTCGACCCCGATTCCCCGTTCCTGGAATTGTGCCCGCTCGCCGCGTGGGGCAGCGAATTCCAGGTGGGCGCCAGTGTCGTCGTGGGCATCGGCGCGGTATCGGGCGTGGAATGCATGATCGTCGCCAACGACCCCACAGTCAAAGGCGGCACCAGCAATCCGTGGACGCTGCGGAAGATACTGCGGGCCAACCAGATCGCCTTCCAGAACCGGCTGCCGGTGATCTCACTGGTGGAGTCCGGTGGCGCCGACTTGCCCACGCAAAAAGAGGTTTTCATCCCCGGCGGCCAGATGTTCCGCGACCTGACCAGGCTGTCGGCGGCCGGGATTCCGACCATTGCCCTGGTGTTCGGCAACTCCACGGCAGGTGGCGCCTATGTGCCCGGGATGTCCGATCACGTGGTGATGATCAAGGAACGCTCCAAGGTGTTTTTGGCCGGCCCGCCGCTGGTGAAAATGGCGACCGGCGAAGAATCGGACGACGAATCCCTGGGCGGCGCCGAAATGCATGCCCGGATCTCGGGTTTGGCCGACTACTTCGCCCTCGACGAGCTCGACGCGCTGCGCATCGGCCGCCAGATCGTGGCCAGGCTGAACTGGAAGAAACTGGGGCCGGCGCCCGGGCCGGTGGTCGAACCGCGCTACGACGCCGAGGAACTGTTGGGCATCGTGCCGTCTGATCTGCGTATCCCGTTCGACCCGCGGGAGGTCATCGCCCGCATTGTCGACGGCTCGGAATTCGACGAGTTCAAACCGTTGTACGGCTCGTCGCTGGTCACCGGGTGGGCCCGGCTGCACGGCTATCCGCTGGGCATTTTGGCCAACGCCCGCGGCATCCTGTTCAGCGAGGAATCCCAGAAAGCTACCCAGTTCATCCAGTTAGCGAACCGCTCGGATACCCCGCTGTTGTTCTTGCACAACACCACCGGCTACATGGTCGGCAAGGACTACGAGGAACGCGGGATGATCAAGCACGGCTCGATGATGATCAACGCGGTCTCCAATTCGACCGTGCCGCACATCTCGCTGCTGATCGGAGCGTCTTACGGGGCCGGGCATTACGGCATGTGTGGGCGGGCCTACGACCCGCGGTTCTTGTTCGCCTGGCCCAGCGCGAAGGCCGCGGTCATGGGCGGCGCGCAGCTGGCGGGCGTCATCTCCATCGTCAACCGCGCTGCCGCGCAAGCGCGGGGTCAGGCATTCGACGAAGACGCCGACGCTGCGCTGCGGGCGGCGATCGAGGCACAGATCGAAGCGGAGTCGTTGCCGATGTTCCTCTCCGGGAGGCTTTACGACGACGGCGTGATCGATCCGCGCGACACCCGGACCGTGCTGGGAATGTGCTTGTCCGCCGTCGCTAATGCACCGATTAAAGGCACATCGAACTTCGGCGTCTTTCGGATGTGA
- a CDS encoding MscL family protein: protein MFKGFKDFLMRGDVITVAVGLVVALAFSNLVKAFTDSVINPLVAAAQPHHPLGLGWQLGDAGNKTTFLDIGAFISAIIYFVVFTAVVYLVIVVPYRHIQKRRGVTVFGEEPATKACPACLSDIPEAAQKCKYCATEQPKTSEAVSAG from the coding sequence GTGTTCAAGGGATTCAAAGATTTTCTGATGCGCGGTGACGTGATCACCGTGGCTGTCGGTCTGGTGGTGGCCCTGGCCTTTTCGAACCTGGTGAAAGCGTTCACCGACAGTGTGATCAATCCGCTTGTCGCGGCCGCGCAGCCTCATCACCCCCTCGGGTTGGGTTGGCAACTCGGCGACGCGGGCAACAAGACCACCTTCTTGGACATCGGGGCATTCATCTCGGCGATCATCTACTTCGTCGTCTTCACGGCGGTGGTGTACTTGGTGATCGTGGTGCCCTACCGGCATATCCAAAAACGCCGTGGAGTGACCGTATTCGGCGAGGAGCCTGCGACCAAGGCCTGCCCAGCATGTTTGTCCGACATTCCCGAGGCCGCCCAAAAGTGCAAGTACTGTGCCACCGAGCAACCCAAGACCAGCGAGGCGGTCAGTGCAGGGTAA